In Sphingomonas sp. SORGH_AS_0950, the following are encoded in one genomic region:
- the leuS gene encoding leucine--tRNA ligase, translating to MASRFNALKSDSTWQRIWEERRTFAADDHSPKPRSYVLEMFPYPSGRIHMGHVRNYTMGDVLARYRRMIGHEVLHPMGWDAFGMPAENAAMEKGVHPGGWTRDNIATMKAQLKRLGFALDWTREIATCEPDYYGHEQALFLDLYAGGLVYRKESAVNWDPVDMTVLANEQVIDGRGWRSGALVEKRKLNQWFLKITDFADELLEGLTTLEHWPDKVKLMQENWIGRSQGLQFRFAPVAPFATPIEVYSTRPDTIFGASFVAIAADHPIARQLAETNAEAAAFIERCKAGGTTAAELETQEKLGFDTGYRMQHPMDASITLPVYIANFVLMDYGTGAVMGVPAHDQRDLDFARKYGLSVTRVVADGDTTAPVFEGDTAYTGTGQLVNSGPLDGLDVEAAKAAVIARAESEGWGQGQTVYRLRDWGVSRQRYWGTPIPIIHCEDCGAVPVPKDQLPVTLPEDVTFDVPGNPLDRHPTWKHVDCPNCGKPARRETDTLDTFVDSSWYFIRFASQPKDRPFDPEVVKKWLPVGQYIGGVEHAILHLLYARFWTRALKHIGLIDVAEPFAGLFTQGMVTHESYKSSDGRWLAPGEIRDGIEIATGQPITVGRVEKMSKSKKNTVDPEPIVDQYGADAVRWFMLSDSPPERDLPWSESGIEGSWRFVQRLWRLFDGSEAAEGEDKALSRKLHQTIAGVATDIEALAFNKAVAKLYELVNAIEKAKPSAARNEAIRTTMLLVAPMVPHLAEEAWAGMGQDGLIADAAWPVVDESLLVEDEVTVAVQVNGKLRDTLTVAKGLPKDVLEATALASDRIVRALDGATPKKVIVVPDRLVNIVA from the coding sequence ATGGCCTCGCGTTTCAACGCCCTGAAATCGGATTCGACCTGGCAGCGGATCTGGGAGGAGCGGCGCACCTTCGCCGCCGACGATCACAGCCCCAAGCCGCGCAGCTATGTCCTTGAGATGTTTCCCTATCCTTCGGGGCGCATCCATATGGGGCATGTCCGCAACTATACGATGGGCGACGTGCTGGCGCGCTATCGGCGGATGATCGGGCATGAGGTGCTCCACCCGATGGGCTGGGACGCGTTTGGCATGCCCGCCGAGAATGCCGCGATGGAAAAGGGCGTCCATCCGGGCGGCTGGACCCGCGACAATATCGCGACGATGAAGGCGCAGCTGAAGCGGCTGGGCTTCGCGCTCGACTGGACGCGCGAGATCGCGACCTGCGAGCCCGATTATTACGGGCATGAGCAGGCGCTGTTCCTCGACCTGTATGCGGGCGGCCTGGTCTATCGCAAGGAATCGGCGGTCAACTGGGACCCGGTCGACATGACCGTGCTCGCCAACGAACAGGTGATCGATGGACGCGGCTGGCGTTCCGGCGCGCTGGTCGAGAAGCGCAAGCTGAACCAGTGGTTCCTCAAGATCACGGACTTCGCCGACGAGCTGCTGGAGGGCCTCACCACCCTCGAGCATTGGCCCGACAAGGTGAAGCTGATGCAGGAGAACTGGATCGGCCGCAGCCAGGGTCTCCAGTTCCGTTTCGCGCCGGTCGCCCCCTTCGCGACGCCGATCGAGGTCTATTCGACCCGCCCCGACACGATCTTCGGCGCCAGTTTCGTCGCGATTGCGGCGGATCACCCGATCGCGCGGCAGCTGGCCGAGACGAATGCTGAGGCGGCCGCCTTCATCGAACGCTGCAAGGCGGGCGGCACCACCGCGGCCGAGCTGGAAACGCAGGAAAAGCTGGGCTTCGACACCGGCTATCGGATGCAGCATCCTATGGACGCCAGCATCACCCTGCCCGTCTATATCGCGAACTTCGTGCTGATGGATTACGGCACGGGTGCGGTGATGGGCGTGCCTGCGCATGACCAGCGTGACCTCGACTTCGCGCGCAAATACGGCCTGTCCGTCACCCGCGTCGTCGCCGATGGCGACACGACCGCCCCGGTGTTCGAGGGCGACACCGCCTATACCGGCACCGGCCAGCTGGTGAATTCGGGTCCGCTCGACGGGCTGGATGTGGAGGCCGCCAAGGCCGCCGTCATCGCGCGCGCCGAAAGCGAAGGCTGGGGCCAGGGCCAGACCGTGTACCGCCTGCGCGACTGGGGCGTCAGCCGCCAGCGTTACTGGGGCACGCCGATCCCGATCATCCATTGCGAGGATTGCGGCGCGGTGCCGGTCCCCAAGGACCAGCTGCCGGTGACGCTGCCCGAGGACGTCACCTTCGACGTTCCCGGCAACCCGCTCGACCGGCATCCGACCTGGAAGCATGTCGACTGCCCCAATTGCGGCAAGCCCGCCCGGCGCGAGACCGACACGCTCGACACCTTCGTCGATTCGTCCTGGTATTTCATCCGCTTCGCCAGCCAGCCCAAGGATCGCCCGTTCGATCCCGAGGTCGTTAAGAAATGGCTGCCGGTCGGGCAATATATCGGCGGCGTCGAGCATGCGATCCTGCACCTGCTCTATGCCCGCTTCTGGACGCGCGCGTTGAAGCATATCGGCCTGATCGACGTGGCGGAGCCCTTTGCGGGCCTGTTCACGCAAGGCATGGTCACGCACGAAAGCTACAAGTCGTCGGACGGCCGCTGGCTGGCGCCGGGCGAGATTCGCGACGGCATCGAGATCGCGACCGGACAGCCGATCACCGTCGGCCGCGTCGAGAAGATGTCCAAGTCCAAGAAGAACACCGTCGATCCCGAACCCATTGTGGATCAGTACGGTGCGGACGCGGTGCGCTGGTTCATGCTGTCCGACAGCCCGCCCGAGCGCGATCTGCCCTGGTCCGAATCGGGCATCGAGGGGTCGTGGCGCTTCGTCCAGCGCCTGTGGCGCCTGTTCGACGGCTCGGAGGCCGCCGAGGGCGAGGACAAGGCGCTGTCCCGGAAATTGCACCAGACGATCGCGGGCGTCGCGACGGATATCGAGGCGCTGGCCTTCAACAAGGCGGTCGCCAAGCTGTACGAGCTGGTCAACGCGATCGAAAAGGCCAAGCCGTCGGCCGCCCGTAACGAGGCGATCCGCACCACCATGCTGCTGGTCGCGCCGATGGTGCCGCATCTGGCCGAGGAAGCCTGGGCCGGTATGGGCCAGGACGGCCTGATCGCCGACGCCGCCTGGCCGGTGGTCGATGAGAGCCTGCTGGTCGAGGACGAGGTCACCGTCGCGGTACAGGTCAACGGCAAGCTGCGCGACACGCTGACCGTCGCCAAGGGGCTGCCCAAGGACGTATTGGAGGCGACCGCGCTGGCGTCGGACAGGATCGTCCGCGCGCTTGATGGCGCAACGCCCAAGAAGGTGATCGTGGTGCCCGACCGTCTGGTGAACATCGTCGCATGA
- the lptE gene encoding LPS assembly lipoprotein LptE, producing MTRPLPLPLFCQIAAGLALTLGLSGCGLHPLYAGGGSGSVATALSQIEVAPIQGKAGWLMANALNDRLGGKTGNARYRLDVKLDDQIRGLGVRRDDSVVRERRILRARYQLVDQTSNAVLVDATAGSDAGIDVVRSEYATIAAENTALERLSVIVADEIVARLATYARSRPGEAMAPARP from the coding sequence ATGACCCGCCCCCTTCCCCTGCCCCTCTTCTGTCAAATCGCAGCTGGTCTGGCGCTGACGCTGGGTCTGTCGGGCTGCGGGCTGCATCCGCTTTATGCGGGGGGCGGCTCGGGCTCGGTCGCGACCGCCTTGTCGCAGATCGAGGTTGCCCCGATTCAGGGGAAGGCGGGCTGGCTGATGGCCAATGCGCTCAACGACCGGCTGGGCGGCAAGACCGGGAATGCGCGCTATCGGCTCGATGTGAAGCTGGACGACCAGATTCGCGGGCTTGGCGTGCGGCGCGACGACTCGGTGGTGCGCGAGCGGCGAATCCTGCGTGCGCGCTATCAGCTGGTCGACCAGACGAGCAATGCGGTGCTGGTCGACGCCACCGCCGGATCCGATGCCGGGATCGACGTGGTCCGGTCCGAATATGCCACCATCGCGGCGGAAAATACCGCGCTGGAGCGGCTGTCGGTGATCGTCGCGGACGAAATCGTCGCGCGGCTGGCCACCTATGCCCGGTCGCGCCCCGGCGAGGCGATGGCGCCCGCGCGTCCGTGA
- a CDS encoding DUF3576 domain-containing protein: protein MLRRSATAFAVIAALSLGACAGKKDRPQADLAASKVTTIGVNSYLWRASLDTLSFMPLAETDSNGGVIVTDWYINPQVPTERMKVTVTILDQDLRADALRVTALREVNRGGQWVEAPVQAATIQKLEDIILTKARDLRRASITN from the coding sequence ATGCTTCGCCGTTCCGCCACCGCGTTCGCGGTTATCGCCGCCCTGTCGCTCGGCGCCTGTGCCGGCAAGAAGGATCGCCCGCAGGCCGATCTGGCCGCGTCGAAGGTCACGACGATCGGCGTCAATTCCTATCTGTGGCGCGCCAGCCTCGACACGCTCAGCTTCATGCCGCTGGCCGAAACCGACTCGAACGGCGGCGTGATCGTCACCGACTGGTATATCAACCCGCAGGTCCCGACCGAGCGGATGAAGGTCACCGTCACCATCCTCGACCAGGATCTGCGCGCCGACGCGCTGCGCGTCACCGCGCTGCGTGAGGTGAACCGCGGCGGCCAGTGGGTCGAGGCGCCCGTCCAGGCCGCCACCATCCAGAAGCTGGAAGACATCATCTTGACCAAGGCGCGCGACCTGCGCCGTGCGTCGATCACGAACTGA
- a CDS encoding outer membrane lipoprotein carrier protein LolA, with the protein MIRSIVASALLAPTAMAMVAAPVPALAQANGDLAAVQRHLQSVQTMTADFTQTDRAGKVLTGTLTMKKPGKIRFQYEKGVPLLIVADGGALTFIDYSVKQVQRWPIKNSPLGVLLDPSRDIGRYAKVVPSADPRLLSVEANDPKHPEYGKITLVFARDAAAPGGLMMQGWVALDSQNNRTTIRLSNQRFGVPVDDKAFRFNDPRRAAARN; encoded by the coding sequence ATGATCCGTTCGATTGTGGCGTCCGCCCTGCTGGCGCCGACCGCCATGGCGATGGTCGCCGCCCCCGTCCCCGCGCTGGCCCAGGCCAATGGCGACCTGGCGGCGGTGCAGCGCCACCTGCAATCGGTGCAGACGATGACCGCCGACTTCACCCAGACCGACCGCGCGGGCAAGGTCCTGACCGGCACACTGACCATGAAGAAGCCGGGCAAGATTCGTTTCCAGTATGAAAAGGGCGTGCCCCTGCTGATCGTCGCCGATGGCGGCGCGCTGACCTTCATCGATTATTCGGTCAAGCAGGTGCAGCGCTGGCCGATCAAGAACTCCCCGCTGGGCGTGCTGCTCGATCCCAGCCGCGACATCGGCCGTTATGCCAAGGTCGTGCCCAGCGCCGATCCCCGCCTGCTCTCGGTCGAGGCGAACGACCCCAAGCATCCCGAATATGGCAAGATCACCCTGGTCTTCGCGCGCGACGCCGCCGCGCCGGGCGGGCTGATGATGCAGGGCTGGGTCGCGCTCGACAGCCAGAATAACCGGACCACGATTCGCCTATCCAACCAGCGCTTCGGCGTGCCGGTGGACGACAAGGCGTTCCGATTCAACGACCCGCGGAGAGCGGCGGCACGAAACTGA
- a CDS encoding ParB/RepB/Spo0J family partition protein: MSTETAKRPRPGLGRGLGALLGDIARETPIQPGDQQIPGGVRMLPVGALSPHPDQPRRHFEEAALDELAASIAARGLIQPIVVRPHGKDYQIVAGERRWRAAQRARLHEVPVVVRDFDDAQTLEIALIENIQRQDLNAIEEAQAYQRLAGEFGHTQEALAKIVHKSRSHVANLLRLLELPESVQKQVVTGALSMGHARALLGAEDVEALADQVIGRALSVRETEKLTREAKGGGRKASADSDKSGPRGNGMDAADADIAALEGQLADLLGLSVRIAHGEKGGTLTLSYSTLDQLDMVCQRLTGEGI, encoded by the coding sequence ATGAGCACGGAAACGGCCAAGCGCCCGCGTCCCGGCCTCGGGCGCGGACTGGGGGCGTTGCTCGGTGACATTGCGCGCGAGACGCCGATCCAGCCGGGCGATCAGCAGATACCCGGTGGCGTGCGGATGCTGCCCGTGGGGGCCTTGTCGCCGCATCCCGACCAGCCGCGTCGCCATTTCGAGGAAGCCGCGCTCGACGAACTCGCCGCCTCGATCGCGGCGCGCGGGCTGATCCAGCCGATCGTCGTGCGTCCGCATGGCAAGGATTATCAGATCGTCGCGGGCGAGCGCCGCTGGCGCGCGGCGCAGCGTGCCCGGCTGCACGAAGTGCCCGTCGTCGTCCGCGACTTTGACGACGCCCAGACGCTCGAAATCGCGCTGATCGAGAATATCCAGCGCCAGGACCTCAACGCGATCGAAGAGGCGCAGGCCTATCAGCGGCTGGCGGGCGAGTTCGGCCATACCCAGGAGGCGCTGGCCAAGATCGTCCACAAGTCGCGCAGCCATGTCGCGAACCTGCTGCGGCTGCTCGAACTGCCCGAATCGGTGCAGAAGCAGGTCGTCACCGGCGCCCTGTCGATGGGCCATGCCCGCGCGCTGCTTGGGGCGGAGGATGTCGAGGCGCTGGCCGATCAGGTGATCGGACGCGCGCTGAGCGTGCGCGAGACCGAAAAGCTGACCCGCGAGGCCAAGGGCGGCGGGCGCAAGGCGTCGGCGGATTCGGACAAATCGGGTCCGCGCGGCAACGGGATGGACGCGGCAGATGCGGATATCGCGGCACTGGAGGGCCAACTCGCCGATCTGCTGGGCCTGTCGGTGCGGATCGCGCATGGCGAGAAGGGCGGCACGCTGACCCTCAGCTATTCGACGCTCGATCAGCTCGACATGGTATGCCAGCGGCTGACCGGTGAGGGTATTTGA
- a CDS encoding thiamine phosphate synthase, translated as MADRYPETWLMTDERLGDGLWAALRRLPPGSGVVFRHHATPPAARRAIHRRVFRIARARRLLLLVAGGGLPGDGVHKRGRGPGLRSWPAHDRAEAVAGWKAGADLLFVSPLFPTRSHPGAPSLGPAHAARIGRGLDLPRIALGGMTAKRFRRLRGRFEGWAAIDAWVAV; from the coding sequence ATGGCCGACCGATACCCCGAGACATGGCTGATGACCGACGAGCGATTGGGGGACGGGCTGTGGGCCGCCTTGCGGCGGCTGCCGCCGGGATCGGGGGTGGTCTTTCGCCACCATGCCACCCCCCCGGCCGCGCGGCGGGCGATTCACCGGCGGGTGTTCCGAATCGCGCGCGCACGGCGGCTGCTCCTGCTGGTGGCGGGCGGTGGCCTGCCTGGCGACGGGGTGCACAAGCGCGGCCGGGGTCCGGGTCTGCGGAGCTGGCCCGCACATGACCGGGCGGAGGCGGTCGCGGGATGGAAGGCCGGGGCCGACCTGCTGTTCGTATCGCCGCTATTCCCCACCCGCTCGCATCCCGGCGCGCCGAGCCTGGGTCCGGCGCACGCCGCGCGGATCGGGCGGGGGCTGGACCTTCCCCGAATCGCGCTGGGCGGGATGACCGCGAAACGCTTCCGCCGGTTGCGCGGGCGATTCGAGGGCTGGGCCGCGATCGACGCCTGGGTTGCGGTTTAA
- a CDS encoding HAD family phosphatase has product MNRFAALLFDFDGVLIDSEYEGNRHLAEWLTANGHPHTPEEAMHHYMGLAGKDFVATIEARIGHTLPEAFYEARRVEDVRAMEEGVAAIAGAVDFVRSLPADFPRAVVSSSPTVWLDRHLRHLGLREAFGDHVYSGREHVTRGKPAPDLYLFAADRLGVRIEDCAILEDSPVGATGAVASGGHVIGMCMGTHCGVGHDQRLREIGVAAIAQDYADVRRELGF; this is encoded by the coding sequence ATGAACCGCTTCGCCGCATTGCTGTTCGATTTCGACGGCGTCCTGATCGACAGCGAATATGAGGGCAATCGCCACCTCGCCGAATGGCTGACCGCCAATGGCCATCCGCATACGCCCGAAGAGGCGATGCACCATTATATGGGGCTGGCGGGGAAGGACTTCGTCGCGACGATCGAGGCACGGATCGGCCACACGCTGCCCGAGGCCTTTTACGAGGCGCGCCGCGTCGAGGATGTCCGTGCGATGGAAGAGGGCGTCGCGGCGATCGCGGGGGCGGTCGATTTCGTCCGCTCGCTGCCCGCCGATTTCCCACGCGCGGTGGTGTCGTCCAGCCCGACCGTCTGGCTCGACCGGCATTTGCGCCATCTGGGCCTGCGCGAGGCGTTCGGCGATCATGTCTATAGCGGGCGCGAGCATGTGACGCGCGGCAAGCCCGCGCCCGACCTGTATCTCTTTGCCGCCGACCGGCTGGGCGTGCGGATCGAGGATTGCGCGATCCTGGAGGACTCCCCCGTCGGCGCGACCGGCGCGGTGGCCAGCGGCGGCCATGTCATCGGCATGTGCATGGGGACGCATTGCGGCGTCGGCCACGACCAGCGGCTGCGCGAGATCGGCGTCGCGGCGATCGCGCAGGATTATGCCGATGTGCGGCGCGAACTGGGGTTCTGA
- a CDS encoding ParA family protein, producing MICVAIANQKGGVGKTTSAINLATALAATGLHVLLIDLDPQGNASTGLGIPNSQRMFSSYHVLLGEARIDDAVVHTQVPRLDVVPATVDLSGAELELVDYENRTHRLDHAMRRSQGNWDIVLVDCPPSLGLLTINAMVASDSLFVPLQCEFFALEGLSQLLTTVERIRARFNPGLAILGVALTMFDRRNRLTDQVSADVRAVLGGVVFDTVIPRNVRLSEAPSHGLPALIYDHRCVGSQAYIALARELIARLPLTTQPGAAAA from the coding sequence ATGATCTGCGTTGCCATCGCGAACCAGAAGGGTGGGGTGGGCAAGACCACCAGCGCCATCAATTTAGCGACCGCGCTGGCCGCGACCGGGCTGCATGTCCTGCTGATCGACCTCGATCCGCAAGGCAATGCTTCGACGGGGCTGGGTATTCCCAACAGCCAGCGCATGTTCTCCAGCTATCACGTCCTGCTGGGGGAAGCGCGGATCGACGATGCGGTCGTCCATACGCAGGTGCCGCGCCTCGACGTCGTGCCCGCGACGGTCGACCTGTCGGGGGCCGAGCTGGAGCTGGTCGATTACGAGAATCGCACCCATCGGCTCGATCATGCGATGCGCCGCTCACAGGGCAATTGGGACATCGTGCTGGTCGACTGCCCGCCCTCGCTGGGGCTGCTGACGATCAATGCGATGGTGGCGTCCGATTCGCTGTTCGTGCCGCTGCAATGCGAGTTCTTCGCGCTGGAGGGGCTGTCGCAGCTTTTGACCACGGTCGAGCGGATACGCGCGCGGTTCAATCCGGGGCTGGCGATTCTCGGCGTGGCTTTGACGATGTTCGACCGGCGCAACCGGCTGACCGATCAGGTGTCGGCGGATGTGCGCGCGGTTTTGGGAGGTGTGGTGTTCGATACGGTGATTCCGCGCAACGTCCGGCTGTCGGAGGCGCCCAGCCATGGACTTCCTGCGTTGATCTATGACCATCGCTGCGTCGGCAGCCAGGCCTATATCGCGCTGGCCCGCGAGCTGATCGCGCGCCTGCCGCTGACCACCCAGCCGGGAGCGGCGGCGGCATGA
- the ribA gene encoding GTP cyclohydrolase II — protein MSADAKAAARAIDALRRGWPIAIAGQPLLAVETADPLRLAAFDPGARAPVLISAGRAATLKLTNQLDAADPDAAVLVERAPWIDFAAATALADPQFDLATPLKGPYRALPLPDPAVAAAAVRFARIAGMLPAFFVGGTGVEAELSLADIAAHENAEALAIATRARLPVAGAENAEIVAFRSPHAAGEHVALQIGQPNGQPPLVRLHSECLTGDVLGSLKCDCGPQLHAAIQAIAEAGWGILLYLRQEGRGIGLVNKLRAYQLQDQGFDTVDANTRLGFAIDARDFGVAARMLTLMGQDQVRLLTNNPAKVAGLEAAGVRVVERVAHSLPPNPHNERYLATKRDRTGHQL, from the coding sequence TTGAGCGCTGATGCCAAGGCCGCCGCACGCGCGATCGATGCGCTGCGCCGGGGCTGGCCGATCGCGATTGCGGGCCAGCCGCTGCTCGCGGTCGAGACGGCCGATCCGTTGCGGCTGGCCGCCTTCGATCCTGGGGCCCGCGCGCCGGTGCTGATCTCGGCGGGGCGGGCCGCAACGCTGAAGCTGACCAACCAGCTCGACGCCGCCGATCCCGACGCCGCCGTACTGGTCGAGCGCGCGCCGTGGATCGACTTCGCCGCCGCCACCGCGCTCGCCGATCCGCAATTCGACCTCGCAACCCCGCTCAAGGGCCCCTATCGCGCGCTGCCCCTGCCCGATCCGGCGGTCGCGGCGGCGGCGGTGCGATTCGCGCGCATCGCAGGGATGCTGCCCGCCTTCTTCGTCGGTGGGACCGGCGTCGAGGCCGAGCTGTCGCTCGCCGATATCGCCGCGCATGAAAATGCCGAGGCGCTGGCCATCGCCACCCGCGCGCGGCTGCCCGTCGCGGGCGCCGAGAATGCCGAGATCGTCGCCTTCCGTTCGCCCCATGCGGCGGGCGAGCATGTCGCCTTGCAGATCGGCCAGCCCAATGGACAGCCGCCTTTGGTGCGGCTGCACAGCGAATGCCTGACCGGCGACGTGCTGGGCAGCCTGAAATGCGATTGCGGGCCGCAGCTCCATGCCGCGATCCAGGCCATTGCCGAGGCAGGCTGGGGCATCCTGCTCTATCTGCGGCAGGAAGGGCGCGGGATCGGACTGGTCAACAAGCTGCGCGCCTATCAGCTTCAGGATCAGGGTTTCGACACGGTCGACGCCAATACCCGGCTGGGCTTCGCGATCGACGCGCGCGATTTCGGGGTGGCGGCGCGGATGCTGACCCTGATGGGGCAGGACCAGGTGCGGCTGCTGACCAACAACCCGGCCAAGGTCGCGGGGCTGGAGGCAGCGGGGGTGCGCGTGGTCGAGCGCGTCGCGCACAGCCTGCCGCCCAATCCGCACAATGAACGCTATCTGGCGACCAAGCGCGACCGGACCGGGCACCAGCTTTAA
- a CDS encoding exodeoxyribonuclease III, whose protein sequence is MKRVILSPPPAPATSALVKIASWNINSVRFRAAIVEQFLTEAAPDVLCLQETKVVDDDFPFDLFRSLGYEHIIIHGQRMHHGVAIVARVPITEDDRLDWQANAEARHVGIRLPNGVRLENVYIPAGGDVPDREVNPKFGQKLDFLGRMIDWSGKLDCPTILTGDFNIAPLESDVWSHKQLLDVVSHTPIEVETLARLQASNDWVDLGRHFVPAPERLYTWWSYRAKDWAASDRGRRLDHMWATRDVAEKAVSHRVFEGCRSWLKPSDHIPIMTEFDF, encoded by the coding sequence ATGAAGCGGGTAATCTTGTCTCCCCCCCCTGCCCCCGCTACATCGGCGCTCGTGAAAATCGCCTCCTGGAACATCAATTCGGTGCGCTTCCGCGCCGCTATCGTCGAGCAATTCCTGACGGAAGCCGCGCCCGATGTGCTGTGTCTTCAGGAGACGAAGGTCGTCGATGACGACTTCCCCTTCGATCTGTTCCGCTCGCTCGGCTATGAGCATATCATCATCCATGGCCAGCGGATGCACCACGGCGTCGCGATCGTGGCCCGTGTCCCCATCACCGAGGACGACCGCCTCGACTGGCAGGCCAATGCCGAGGCGCGGCATGTCGGCATCCGCCTGCCGAACGGCGTGCGGCTGGAGAATGTCTATATCCCGGCGGGCGGCGACGTGCCCGACCGCGAGGTGAATCCGAAATTCGGCCAGAAGCTCGATTTCCTCGGCCGCATGATCGACTGGTCGGGCAAGCTCGACTGCCCCACCATCCTGACCGGCGACTTCAACATCGCGCCGCTCGAATCGGACGTGTGGAGCCACAAGCAGCTGCTCGACGTGGTGAGCCACACCCCCATCGAGGTGGAGACGCTGGCCAGGCTTCAGGCGTCGAACGACTGGGTCGATCTGGGCCGCCACTTCGTCCCCGCGCCCGAGCGGCTCTATACCTGGTGGAGCTACCGCGCGAAGGACTGGGCGGCGTCGGATCGCGGGCGGCGGCTGGACCATATGTGGGCGACGCGCGACGTGGCCGAGAAGGCGGTGTCGCATCGGGTGTTCGAGGGGTGCCGCAGCTGGCTGAAACCCTCCGACCATATCCCGATCATGACGGAATTCGATTTTTGA
- the holA gene encoding DNA polymerase III subunit delta, which translates to MKASANQIRQALGRPSPDTRLYLLHGPDEAGAAELARLLANAMGRDAERIDLDSATLKSDPARLTDEAAALSLFGGPRHIRIASVGEEGLAAFTALLEAESAGNPVVAIAPSVKTTAKIVKLALESPRAMAFGCYAPTAADAERLATTMASEMGLRLAAGVAARLVDAAAADRSVMTRELEKLALYADAAPDRPREIDHGALDAIGADLGEVEMGDAVEAVVEGRVADLGGELALLDEGGASPIPWLRALARRLVALAEMRADIDKGEPVDAVMKRHRVFFRDEARTAKALRRWTPAMLARALARIRAAERAVMAPGNAGAVLAEAEATIIAQGIARRG; encoded by the coding sequence TTGAAAGCCAGCGCCAACCAGATTCGCCAGGCGCTGGGCCGCCCCTCGCCCGACACCCGCCTCTATCTGTTGCACGGGCCGGACGAGGCGGGGGCCGCCGAACTGGCCCGGTTGCTGGCCAATGCGATGGGGCGCGATGCCGAGCGGATCGATCTCGATTCGGCGACGCTTAAGAGCGACCCCGCCCGCCTGACCGACGAAGCCGCCGCGCTGTCGCTGTTCGGCGGGCCCCGGCATATCCGCATCGCCAGTGTCGGCGAGGAAGGGCTGGCGGCGTTTACCGCGCTGCTCGAAGCGGAATCGGCGGGCAATCCGGTGGTCGCCATCGCCCCATCGGTCAAGACGACCGCCAAGATCGTCAAGCTGGCGCTGGAATCGCCCCGCGCCATGGCCTTTGGCTGTTACGCCCCCACGGCGGCGGATGCCGAGCGGCTGGCGACGACGATGGCGAGCGAAATGGGGCTGCGGCTGGCGGCGGGCGTGGCGGCGCGGCTGGTCGATGCCGCCGCGGCCGATCGCTCGGTCATGACCCGCGAGTTGGAGAAGCTCGCGCTCTATGCCGACGCCGCCCCCGATCGCCCGCGCGAGATCGACCATGGTGCGCTGGACGCCATCGGTGCCGATCTGGGCGAGGTCGAGATGGGCGATGCGGTCGAAGCGGTGGTCGAGGGCCGCGTCGCCGATCTGGGCGGCGAACTGGCCTTGCTGGACGAGGGTGGCGCCTCCCCCATACCCTGGCTCCGCGCGCTGGCCCGCCGCCTGGTCGCGCTGGCCGAAATGCGCGCCGATATCGACAAGGGCGAGCCGGTCGACGCGGTGATGAAGCGCCACCGCGTCTTCTTTCGCGACGAGGCCCGCACCGCCAAGGCGTTGCGCCGCTGGACCCCGGCGATGCTGGCGCGCGCACTGGCTCGGATTCGCGCGGCGGAGCGGGCGGTGATGGCGCCGGGCAATGCCGGTGCCGTGCTGGCGGAGGCCGAGGCGACGATCATCGCACAGGGCATTGCCCGGCGGGGGTGA
- a CDS encoding YggS family pyridoxal phosphate-dependent enzyme, protein MTDDSVSRLSTVSTQLQRAAKLGDHPSPTLIAVSKTHDADTIRPLLDAGHRVFGENRVQEAAAKWPALRDDYAGVELHLIGQLQSNKAGDAVALFDAIHTVDRPSLIAALAEAMEKSGRRPDCFLQVNIGEEEQKGGCAIAEAPAMLETARAAGLPIVGLMAIPPHGLDAAPYFALLAKMARELGLAKLSMGMSEDYEVAAMLGATHVRVGSALFGARG, encoded by the coding sequence ATGACCGACGACAGCGTTTCCCGCCTCTCCACCGTCTCCACCCAGCTCCAGCGTGCCGCGAAGCTAGGCGATCACCCCAGCCCGACGCTGATCGCGGTGTCCAAGACGCATGATGCCGACACGATCCGCCCGCTGCTGGATGCCGGCCACCGTGTCTTCGGCGAGAATCGCGTGCAGGAGGCGGCGGCCAAATGGCCCGCGCTGCGCGACGATTATGCGGGCGTCGAACTCCATCTGATCGGCCAGCTCCAGTCGAACAAGGCCGGTGACGCGGTCGCGCTGTTCGATGCGATTCACACCGTCGACCGTCCCTCGCTGATCGCCGCGCTGGCCGAGGCGATGGAGAAGAGCGGGCGGCGGCCCGACTGTTTCCTTCAGGTCAATATCGGCGAGGAGGAGCAGAAGGGCGGCTGCGCCATCGCGGAAGCCCCCGCCATGCTGGAGACGGCGCGCGCCGCCGGGTTGCCGATCGTCGGGTTGATGGCGATCCCGCCGCACGGGCTGGACGCCGCGCCCTATTTCGCGCTGCTCGCCAAGATGGCGCGCGAGCTGGGGCTGGCGAAGCTCAGCATGGGCATGTCCGAGGATTATGAGGTCGCCGCGATGCTGGGCGCCACCCATGTCCGGGTCGGCAGCGCGCTGTTCGGAGCACGCGGATGA